One window from the genome of Deltaproteobacteria bacterium encodes:
- the cls gene encoding cardiolipin synthase — translation MELTIVIGAIVAFFEIVGVVSAIDAIMTSRTSQGAIAWVVSLVAMPVAVVPLYWIFGRNKFRGHVKLRNSTDVQVRHVIENMKAVFEEKGVIDEARHRQARALANMSDLPPTRFNTADLLIDGTETFAGIFAGIDSATEYILIQFFIVHDDTLGRRLKRKLLKRMQEGIRVYFLYDEIGSHKLPDAYIQELRQAGAAAVPFRTTKGRANKFQLNFRNHRKIVVVDGKSAYVGGHNVGDEYLGQSARFGAWRDTHVKMTGPAVQCLQYSFLEDWYWADGTIPELNWNPEIGNTEGEVCHVVASGPADDFDTCGLMFVHAFNSAKNRVWLASPYFVPDRQTLTAIQLAALRGVDVRILLPEKPDHLLVYLASFSYYGETLPAGVRLYRYTAGFMHQKVLLVDDDVSAVGTANFDNRSFRLNFEVTPLFFDSRLASRVEAMLANDFARSRRVTMADIDSRFIGFKVLTRLARLMSPIL, via the coding sequence ATGGAACTGACCATCGTCATCGGCGCCATCGTGGCCTTTTTTGAAATCGTGGGGGTGGTATCGGCCATCGACGCCATCATGACCTCGCGGACGTCCCAAGGGGCCATTGCCTGGGTGGTTTCCCTGGTGGCGATGCCCGTTGCCGTGGTCCCGCTTTACTGGATTTTCGGCCGCAACAAGTTCAGAGGGCATGTCAAACTGAGGAATTCGACCGACGTCCAGGTGCGGCACGTCATCGAAAATATGAAGGCGGTTTTTGAAGAAAAAGGGGTGATCGACGAAGCCCGCCATCGGCAGGCAAGGGCCCTGGCAAATATGAGTGACCTGCCGCCGACCCGGTTCAACACGGCGGACCTGCTGATCGACGGCACCGAAACGTTCGCGGGCATCTTTGCCGGCATCGATTCGGCAACCGAATACATCTTGATACAATTTTTCATCGTGCATGACGACACGCTGGGCAGACGGTTGAAGCGGAAGCTGCTCAAACGGATGCAAGAAGGTATCCGCGTCTACTTTTTATACGATGAGATCGGCAGTCACAAGCTTCCGGACGCCTATATACAAGAGCTGCGCCAGGCGGGTGCCGCTGCCGTGCCTTTTAGAACGACCAAAGGCAGGGCCAACAAATTTCAGCTCAATTTTCGCAACCACCGGAAGATTGTGGTGGTCGACGGTAAGTCGGCTTACGTGGGCGGCCATAATGTGGGAGATGAATACCTCGGCCAAAGCGCCCGCTTCGGTGCCTGGCGGGACACGCATGTAAAGATGACCGGCCCTGCCGTGCAATGCCTGCAATACAGCTTTCTGGAAGACTGGTACTGGGCCGACGGCACCATCCCGGAGCTCAACTGGAATCCAGAGATCGGCAACACGGAGGGAGAGGTGTGTCACGTGGTGGCTTCAGGGCCCGCAGACGATTTCGACACCTGCGGTCTCATGTTCGTGCATGCGTTCAATTCCGCCAAAAACCGGGTGTGGCTCGCAAGCCCGTACTTCGTTCCCGACCGTCAGACGCTCACCGCGATTCAACTGGCCGCCCTGCGCGGGGTGGATGTGCGCATCCTGCTGCCGGAAAAGCCAGACCATCTGCTGGTGTACCTGGCCTCTTTTTCCTATTACGGCGAGACGCTGCCGGCGGGCGTTCGGCTCTATCGTTACACAGCCGGGTTCATGCACCAGAAGGTTCTGCTGGTGGATGACGACGTATCCGCGGTCGGCACGGCCAATTTTGACAACCGGTCGTTCCGGTTGAATTTCGAGGTCACCCCCCTATTTTTTGACAGCCGGTTGGCCTCCCGGGTCGAAGCGATGCTGGCCAACGACTTTGCCCGGAGCCGCCGGGTGACCATGGCCGATATCGATAGCCGCTTCATCGGCTTCAAGGTGCTGACGCGCCTGGCACGCCTGATGTCCCCCATTCTATAA